One Kitasatospora sp. NBC_01287 DNA window includes the following coding sequences:
- a CDS encoding DUF2254 domain-containing protein produces MPAPRFPASRRSAPFGGAAWYRERLRTNLWLVPTVEALLFALLFAATITLDRLAYDGRFSLADWVLSGTADSARQILTTIAAALITVVGLVFSITIVALTLASTQFGPRMLRTFIRDRGTQLTLGTFVATFFYTVLVLVAISPGPHGDFVPHLSITLALGFTVVDLGVLIYFIHHIATMIQLPQVIAVIADDLARAIEAHGGTDQPPSTSADGGPGTEDLLRLVEDLGTVIPTPTTGYLQFLNHDELVRLATAADAVLHLPYRPGHFLVQGQPLAVVWPSAAAPRLAAQLARAQVTGPYRTLTQDVSFGFDQLVEIAIRALSPAVNDTFTALTCIDWLSHCLCRITHGWHPQHAHRDRSGRIRVIAYQADYDRLVQRAFEKIRQCSAGMPAVMIRQLDALCRVMEQTTIPRRRQVLMDQGAMIWRTCEASVPEPADREDVLRRYTTLLALHRAAEALPEAAVEAAAEAAAEAAVAHLGPPHA; encoded by the coding sequence GTGCCCGCCCCGCGCTTCCCCGCATCCCGCCGCTCCGCACCCTTCGGCGGAGCCGCCTGGTACCGCGAGCGGCTGCGGACCAACCTCTGGCTGGTCCCCACCGTCGAGGCGCTGCTCTTCGCGCTGCTCTTCGCGGCCACGATCACCCTCGACCGGCTGGCGTACGACGGCCGGTTCTCCCTCGCCGACTGGGTCCTGAGCGGGACGGCCGACAGCGCGCGACAGATCCTCACCACCATCGCCGCCGCCCTCATCACCGTGGTCGGGCTGGTCTTCTCCATCACCATCGTGGCCCTGACCCTGGCCTCCACCCAGTTCGGCCCGCGGATGCTGCGCACCTTCATCCGGGACCGGGGCACCCAGCTGACCCTGGGCACCTTCGTGGCCACCTTCTTCTACACCGTGCTGGTGCTGGTCGCGATAAGCCCCGGGCCGCACGGCGACTTCGTGCCGCACCTGTCGATCACGCTCGCGCTCGGCTTCACCGTCGTCGACCTCGGCGTGCTGATCTACTTCATCCACCACATCGCCACCATGATCCAGCTGCCGCAGGTCATCGCCGTGATCGCCGATGACCTGGCCAGGGCCATCGAGGCCCACGGCGGCACCGACCAGCCCCCGTCGACGAGCGCCGACGGCGGACCCGGCACCGAGGACCTGCTGCGCCTGGTCGAGGACCTGGGAACGGTGATCCCGACCCCGACCACCGGCTACCTGCAGTTCCTCAACCACGACGAGTTGGTCCGGCTCGCCACGGCAGCGGACGCCGTGCTCCATCTCCCTTACCGCCCAGGACACTTCCTGGTCCAGGGCCAGCCGCTGGCCGTGGTCTGGCCGTCCGCCGCCGCGCCGCGACTGGCCGCTCAGCTCGCCCGGGCCCAGGTGACCGGCCCGTACCGCACCTTGACCCAGGACGTCTCCTTCGGCTTCGACCAGTTGGTCGAGATCGCCATCCGCGCCCTGTCCCCCGCCGTCAACGACACCTTCACCGCGCTGACCTGCATCGACTGGCTGAGCCACTGCCTGTGCCGGATCACCCACGGCTGGCACCCGCAGCACGCCCACCGCGACCGCTCCGGCCGCATCCGCGTCATCGCCTACCAGGCCGACTACGACCGCCTCGTCCAGCGCGCCTTCGAGAAGATCCGCCAGTGCTCGGCCGGCATGCCGGCCGTGATGATCCGTCAACTGGACGCGCTGTGCCGCGTCATGGAGCAGACCACGATCCCGCGCAGGCGCCAGGTCCTGATGGACCAGGGCGCCATGATCTGGCGCACCTGCGAGGCCTCCGTACCCGAGCCGGCCGACCGCGAGGACGTGCTGCGCCGCTACACGACACTGCTCGCGCTGCACCGGGCAGCGGAAGCACTCCCGGAGGCGGCAGTTGAGGCGGCAGCTGAGGCGGCAGCTGAGGCGGCAGTGGCCCACCTGGGCCCGCCCCACGCCTGA
- a CDS encoding S26 family signal peptidase translates to MTVGLLSAVGLVAVLLAVRLMFVVITVDGHSMEPQYRPGDRVVALRGRLLGRPVTGDVVLIRRPSGANGGSVLFLKNVVAAPGDPVPTLFAAITGDRAGRATPDGCYLVLGRHRASEDSKNWGYVSSRDIVGKALRPRRLGDDLPGRS, encoded by the coding sequence ATGACGGTCGGCCTCCTGTCCGCCGTCGGCCTGGTGGCGGTTCTGCTCGCCGTTCGCCTGATGTTCGTGGTGATCACGGTCGACGGCCACAGCATGGAGCCCCAGTACCGGCCGGGTGACCGCGTCGTGGCGCTGCGGGGCCGACTGCTGGGCCGGCCGGTGACAGGCGACGTGGTCCTGATCAGGCGTCCCTCCGGCGCGAACGGCGGGAGCGTGCTGTTCCTCAAGAATGTCGTGGCCGCGCCGGGGGATCCCGTCCCGACGCTGTTCGCGGCGATCACCGGCGACCGGGCAGGGCGGGCCACCCCTGACGGCTGCTACCTCGTACTCGGCCGGCACCGGGCCAGCGAGGATTCGAAGAACTGGGGATACGTCTCCAGCCGAGACATCGTCGGAAAGGCACTGCGGCCCCGGCGTCTCGGCGATGACCTTCCCGGGAGGAGCTGA
- a CDS encoding helix-turn-helix domain-containing protein, giving the protein MPGGRLTQQERQQIALGLADGLAYAEIARRLDRPTSTITREVMRNGGPTAYRADLAHRATERRAHRRKQAPSGGRETPARAHGRDDAAVREYEEVFTTLLTQQGLPRMVARVLTCLFIAEAGSLTASELVQHLQVSPASISKAITFLDDQGLIRRKRDERRRERYFVDGDVWYQSTIASARGIAQVAETARQGVGVLGRHSQAAARLENIARFSDFISESMLRAAEQVRDVLYVKPEPHPGDTATPGQGLGGAADAPPS; this is encoded by the coding sequence GTGCCGGGAGGCAGGCTCACTCAGCAGGAACGTCAGCAGATCGCGCTGGGGCTGGCCGACGGCCTCGCCTACGCGGAGATCGCCCGACGTCTGGACCGCCCCACCTCGACGATCACGCGCGAGGTGATGCGCAACGGCGGCCCCACCGCCTACCGCGCAGACCTGGCCCATCGCGCCACCGAACGCCGCGCCCACCGGCGCAAGCAGGCCCCGTCCGGCGGGCGGGAGACACCGGCGCGGGCCCACGGGCGCGACGACGCGGCCGTGCGCGAGTACGAGGAGGTGTTCACCACCCTCCTGACGCAGCAGGGCCTGCCCAGGATGGTGGCCCGGGTGCTGACCTGTCTCTTCATCGCCGAGGCGGGCAGCCTCACCGCGTCCGAGCTCGTCCAGCACCTCCAGGTCAGCCCGGCGTCCATCTCCAAGGCGATCACGTTCCTCGACGATCAGGGCCTCATCCGCCGCAAGCGCGACGAACGCCGCCGCGAGCGCTACTTCGTCGACGGCGACGTCTGGTACCAGTCGACGATCGCCAGTGCCCGCGGCATCGCCCAGGTCGCCGAGACCGCACGCCAGGGTGTCGGCGTCCTGGGCCGCCACAGCCAGGCCGCCGCCCGGCTGGAGAACATCGCCCGCTTCAGCGACTTCATCAGCGAGAGCATGCTCCGCGCCGCGGAACAGGTCCGCGACGTCCTCTACGTCAAGCCCGAACCGCATCCGGGCGACACCGCCACGCCAGGTCAGGGCCTCGGAGGGGCAGCGGACGCACCGCCGTCCTGA
- a CDS encoding SDR family NAD(P)-dependent oxidoreductase, whose translation MSAVLSTRVALVTGASSGIGWETARLLAELGATVLVHARTAQEGGSAVERLVEHGVRRDQLQMFTADFTRLAEVVELADAVARAFPALDLLVNNAAVMAPERCTLTEDGVEISFQVNFLAAHRLAKLLRAPLTAAGGARIVNVSSSLHRTASMNWADPNRAKRYSRVAAYAQSQLALSMAAGDMAPEGSGITSVSVNPGLCDTALLPLYGRVGAPPAEGAAAVVRLCLPEIRLINGEYYEGGDIAPSAVTVHEERSQRRLGRLADLLATTA comes from the coding sequence ATGTCCGCTGTCCTGTCCACTCGCGTCGCCCTGGTCACCGGAGCCTCCTCCGGGATCGGCTGGGAGACCGCCCGACTGCTCGCCGAGCTCGGCGCCACCGTCCTCGTCCACGCCCGGACGGCCCAGGAGGGCGGGAGCGCCGTCGAACGCCTGGTGGAACACGGCGTCCGCCGTGACCAACTCCAGATGTTCACAGCGGACTTCACCCGCCTCGCCGAGGTGGTCGAGCTGGCGGACGCGGTCGCGCGGGCGTTCCCCGCGTTGGACCTGCTGGTCAACAACGCCGCGGTGATGGCCCCCGAGCGGTGCACGCTCACCGAGGACGGCGTGGAGATCTCCTTCCAGGTCAACTTCCTTGCCGCGCACCGGCTCGCCAAGCTGCTGCGGGCCCCGCTGACCGCCGCCGGCGGCGCGCGGATCGTCAACGTCTCCTCCTCGCTGCACCGCACGGCCTCGATGAACTGGGCCGACCCCAACCGGGCCAAGAGGTACTCCCGGGTCGCGGCGTACGCGCAGTCGCAGCTGGCGCTCTCCATGGCGGCCGGCGACATGGCCCCCGAGGGCAGCGGGATCACCTCGGTGAGCGTCAACCCGGGCCTGTGCGACACCGCGCTCCTCCCGCTGTACGGCCGGGTCGGCGCACCGCCGGCAGAGGGGGCGGCGGCGGTCGTCCGGCTCTGCCTCCCCGAGATCCGCCTCATCAACGGCGAGTACTACGAGGGCGGCGACATCGCGCCGAGCGCCGTCACGGTGCACGAGGAGCGTTCGCAGCGCCGCCTGGGCCGACTGGCCGACCTGCTCGCGACCACGGCCTGA
- a CDS encoding DUF4097 family beta strand repeat-containing protein: MQKFDTTAPIAAVLDVPAGRIRFIAADRADTTVEVLPANPAKTRDAKAAEQTSVTYADGVLRITAANPANQFLGPTGSVEVTVQLPTGSRVQAKTASAELRGVGRLGDVAFEGAYRQIKIDEAASLRLTAVDGDVEVGRLGGSAEISTARGDIRISEALGGTVVLRTQCGDITVGAGAGVSAALDAGTGHGRISNALKNDGTTGLDIRATTSQGDITARSL, translated from the coding sequence ATGCAGAAGTTCGACACCACCGCCCCGATCGCCGCCGTCCTGGACGTGCCCGCCGGACGCATCCGCTTCATCGCCGCCGACCGCGCCGACACCACCGTCGAGGTCCTGCCCGCCAACCCCGCCAAGACCCGCGACGCCAAGGCCGCCGAGCAGACCAGCGTCACCTACGCCGACGGCGTCCTGCGCATCACGGCCGCCAACCCCGCCAACCAGTTCCTCGGCCCCACCGGGTCGGTGGAGGTCACCGTCCAACTGCCCACCGGCTCCCGCGTCCAGGCCAAGACCGCCAGCGCCGAGCTGCGCGGTGTCGGCCGCCTCGGCGACGTCGCCTTCGAAGGCGCCTACCGCCAGATCAAGATCGACGAAGCCGCGAGCCTGCGCCTGACCGCGGTCGACGGCGACGTCGAGGTCGGCCGGCTCGGCGGCTCCGCGGAGATCAGCACCGCGCGGGGCGACATCCGGATCAGCGAGGCCCTGGGCGGCACGGTCGTGCTCCGCACCCAGTGCGGTGACATCACGGTCGGCGCCGGCGCCGGCGTCTCGGCCGCCCTGGACGCCGGCACCGGCCACGGCCGGATCAGCAACGCCCTGAAGAACGACGGCACCACCGGGCTCGACATCCGCGCCACCACCTCCCAGGGCGACATCACCGCCCGCAGCCTCTGA